In the Flagellimonas sp. MMG031 genome, one interval contains:
- a CDS encoding C40 family peptidase, which yields MQYGICPLSVVPIRTNPDDGAEMSSQLLYGEHFKVLESRKKWSRIRTAYDKFEGWIANNQLTIISEPVYHELEGLETQKVCSDLISHICTHDGMLLPILIGSMVNAPTLLQHSFEGSVCHGKKSKESLVDTATLYLKAPFLAGGKTPFGIDCSGFTQMVYKINGYTLARTAVEQSKQGEALSFIEESEPGDLAFFDDNEGIIDHVGIILQDNYIIHVNGHVRIDRIDHTGIFNTEEKLYTHQLRVIKKVI from the coding sequence ATGCAATATGGAATTTGTCCTCTAAGCGTTGTTCCTATTCGAACAAATCCGGACGATGGTGCCGAAATGTCATCCCAATTATTATATGGGGAGCATTTCAAAGTTTTGGAAAGTCGAAAAAAATGGAGCCGTATACGGACCGCTTATGATAAATTTGAAGGTTGGATAGCCAATAATCAGCTAACAATCATTTCCGAACCTGTTTACCATGAATTGGAGGGCTTGGAGACCCAAAAAGTCTGTTCCGACCTAATTTCCCATATCTGCACTCATGATGGCATGTTATTGCCCATTTTAATAGGCTCCATGGTCAATGCGCCGACTTTACTGCAACATTCCTTTGAGGGCAGCGTATGCCATGGTAAAAAATCAAAAGAGAGTTTGGTCGACACGGCCACCTTATACCTAAAGGCCCCCTTTTTGGCCGGAGGGAAGACCCCTTTTGGGATAGACTGCTCGGGCTTTACGCAAATGGTCTATAAAATAAATGGATATACGCTGGCCAGAACGGCCGTGGAACAATCCAAGCAAGGCGAAGCGTTGAGTTTTATAGAGGAGAGCGAACCGGGAGATTTAGCCTTTTTTGATGATAACGAAGGGATTATCGACCATGTAGGCATCATATTGCAGGACAACTACATTATCCATGTGAACGGTCATGTCCGGATTGACAGAATAGACCATACTGGCATATTCAATACCGAGGAAAAACTGTACACCCATCAACTTAGGGTCATTAAAAAAGTGATATAA
- a CDS encoding acetyl-CoA C-acyltransferase, producing MKKVVIVSAARTPIGSFMGALSTVPAPKLGAVAIKGALDKIGLKPELVEEVLMGNVVQAGTGQAPARQAAIFAGIPNTVPCTTVNKVCSSGMKSIMQGAQSIALGENSIVVAGGMENMSLIPHYAYMRTSTKFGPSTLVDGMQKDGLVDAYDQNAMGVCADACATEYKFSREDQDAYAIQSYKRSAEAWKAGKFNNEVVPVEVPQRRGEPIIVSEDEEFKNIKLEKVPALRPAFTKDGTVTAANASTINDGAAAVVLMSEEKAKELGLTPLATIKGYADAAHEPEWFTTAPAKALPKALDRAGVSIGDIDYFEFNEAFSVVGLANMKILGLTDANVNVNGGAVSLGHPLGCSGARITITLLNILEQNNAKLGAAAICNGGGGASSIVLERN from the coding sequence ATGAAAAAAGTAGTAATCGTATCCGCCGCAAGAACCCCAATTGGGAGCTTTATGGGAGCCTTATCTACCGTTCCTGCCCCAAAATTGGGCGCTGTGGCCATAAAAGGCGCTTTGGACAAGATTGGTCTTAAGCCAGAACTGGTTGAAGAAGTATTGATGGGGAACGTGGTACAGGCCGGAACTGGACAGGCCCCTGCGAGACAGGCCGCTATTTTTGCCGGAATTCCGAACACTGTTCCCTGTACCACGGTGAACAAGGTGTGTTCTTCGGGCATGAAATCGATCATGCAAGGGGCACAATCCATTGCTTTGGGCGAAAATTCCATTGTTGTGGCCGGGGGGATGGAAAATATGAGTTTGATACCGCACTATGCCTACATGCGAACAAGCACCAAATTTGGTCCTTCCACTTTGGTGGATGGTATGCAAAAAGATGGTCTTGTGGATGCCTACGACCAAAACGCGATGGGTGTATGCGCCGATGCCTGCGCCACTGAATATAAGTTTAGCAGGGAAGATCAGGATGCCTATGCCATCCAATCCTACAAAAGATCTGCCGAGGCCTGGAAAGCCGGAAAGTTCAATAATGAGGTAGTACCCGTAGAGGTGCCCCAACGCAGAGGAGAGCCCATTATAGTAAGCGAGGACGAGGAGTTCAAAAATATCAAATTGGAAAAAGTACCCGCATTAAGGCCTGCCTTCACCAAGGATGGAACGGTGACCGCCGCAAATGCTTCCACTATCAACGACGGGGCAGCGGCAGTAGTGCTTATGAGCGAAGAGAAAGCCAAGGAACTGGGACTTACCCCATTGGCCACGATAAAAGGGTATGCCGATGCTGCCCACGAGCCGGAATGGTTTACCACTGCACCGGCAAAGGCATTGCCTAAAGCACTGGACCGAGCGGGAGTTTCCATTGGGGATATTGATTATTTTGAGTTTAACGAAGCCTTCTCGGTAGTGGGATTGGCCAACATGAAAATTCTAGGCCTCACCGATGCCAACGTTAACGTTAATGGTGGTGCGGTTTCCCTAGGTCACCCATTGGGATGCTCAGGTGCCAGGATAACCATTACCCTTTTGAACATATTGGAACAGAACAATGCCAAATTGGGAGCTGCAGCCATTTGCAATGGTGGTGGTGGTGCGTCGTCCATTGTTCTGGAAAGAAATTAG
- a CDS encoding site-specific integrase: MKAKNTFAVSFYTRKSKRSADQLSLYVRITVDKKRSEISLKRTVSTKNWDTNRNKVRGSSAHIRELNAYLDTVYGALLVCHRELLEEHRVVSADAIKSRYLGEDDTNKTLKDLVGYHNEKMSVILKPGTMKNYYTTERYIHRFLSEELNVNDVFLKQLNYAFVTQFEHFLRGYRDANNKLSLGNNGVMKHLERFKKMLNLAIKMEWMEKNPFDQIQFRYLKFDRQFLDEEELHRLEGTVLTNQRLERIRDCFVFSCYTGLSYVDVKDLVKANIIKGFDGNRWISTKREKTDVMVKVPLIPQAWAILEKYWDEEDSPGKGLLPICSNQKTNAYLKEIARACKIDKYLTFHVARHTFATTVMLSNNVPIETVSKLLGHTKLSTTQIYARVVESKISEDIDNLLIRFKSKEVDRSAGG; the protein is encoded by the coding sequence ATGAAAGCAAAAAACACTTTCGCGGTAAGTTTCTATACCAGAAAATCAAAACGCAGTGCCGATCAATTATCCCTTTATGTACGCATAACGGTGGATAAAAAACGATCGGAAATCAGTCTAAAACGCACCGTGTCCACCAAAAATTGGGACACCAACAGAAACAAGGTCAGGGGAAGTTCAGCTCACATCAGGGAGTTGAACGCCTATCTGGACACTGTATATGGTGCATTATTGGTGTGCCATAGGGAACTCTTGGAAGAGCATAGGGTGGTTTCCGCCGATGCCATCAAATCACGCTATCTTGGTGAGGATGATACGAACAAGACATTAAAGGATCTGGTCGGTTACCATAATGAGAAGATGTCCGTTATCTTGAAACCAGGGACCATGAAGAACTATTATACAACGGAAAGGTACATTCATCGGTTTTTATCGGAAGAATTGAATGTGAACGATGTTTTTCTCAAACAACTGAATTATGCCTTTGTAACGCAATTTGAACATTTTCTGCGGGGATACCGGGATGCCAACAATAAGCTCTCACTGGGCAACAACGGGGTGATGAAGCATTTGGAACGATTCAAGAAAATGCTCAACCTGGCGATAAAAATGGAGTGGATGGAGAAGAACCCTTTTGACCAGATCCAATTTAGGTATTTAAAGTTCGATAGGCAGTTTTTGGATGAAGAGGAACTTCACCGATTGGAAGGAACTGTGCTTACAAACCAACGTTTGGAGCGGATTCGGGATTGTTTTGTCTTCTCCTGTTACACGGGTCTGTCCTATGTGGATGTTAAGGACCTGGTCAAGGCAAACATTATCAAGGGCTTTGATGGTAACCGGTGGATCAGTACCAAACGCGAAAAAACGGATGTTATGGTCAAGGTTCCCTTGATTCCCCAAGCCTGGGCCATTTTGGAAAAATACTGGGATGAAGAAGATTCCCCGGGGAAGGGACTTCTTCCCATTTGTTCCAACCAGAAGACAAACGCCTACCTGAAGGAAATAGCCAGGGCGTGCAAAATCGATAAATATCTCACCTTTCATGTGGCCCGACATACCTTTGCCACTACGGTGATGCTGAGCAATAATGTTCCCATTGAAACGGTTTCTAAACTCCTAGGACATACTAAACTATCCACTACACAAATTTACGCCAGGGTAGTGGAGTCCAAGATAAGTGAGGATATCGATAATCTTTTGATTCGTTTTAAAAGTAAAGAGGTCGATAGAAGTGCTGGGGGATAA
- a CDS encoding helix-turn-helix transcriptional regulator, translated as MSRNSLVLLPKNRKLLETVGEHIKLARLRRKLTMKQVAERAGISRPTLSTLEQGNPAISIGVLLKVLLVLGLEKDVLHLAEDDVLGRKIQDAELTIKERGPKKSNI; from the coding sequence ATGTCTAGAAATAGTCTTGTATTGTTGCCTAAGAACAGGAAGCTTTTGGAAACGGTTGGAGAGCATATCAAACTGGCCCGTTTGCGCAGGAAGCTTACGATGAAACAGGTTGCTGAGCGTGCCGGTATTTCCAGACCGACCCTTTCTACCCTGGAACAAGGAAACCCTGCGATTTCCATAGGTGTTCTCCTTAAGGTTTTGTTGGTTTTGGGCTTGGAAAAGGACGTATTGCATTTGGCCGAAGATGATGTTTTGGGAAGGAAAATACAAGATGCTGAACTGACCATTAAAGAGCGAGGTCCGAAAAAATCAAATATATAA
- a CDS encoding HipA domain-containing protein, with product MARERREIWVYADWDGIKGPVPMGLLYATPSREKEIFSFEYDKAWLRSNFAQIIDPDLQLFEGQQYLNDEKSNFGIFLDSSPDRWGRVLMLRKEAARARIESRPPKTLLESDYLLGVYDGNRMGGLRFKTTPDGSFLDDDQTKAAPPFTNLRDLEYASLQLEKDDAPDHPEYLKWLNMLMAPGSSLGGARPKANIRDTDGSLWIAKFPSQNDRQDMGAWEMLAYRLAIQSGIAMAPSKVQRFSYHQHTFLTQRFDRKKDGTRIHFASAMTLLGYTDGADYQDGVSYLELVEFLMQQGADVDNDMKKLWRRIAFNVCISNTDDHLRNHGFLLSNSGWVLSPAYDINPTPNGGGLKLNISENDNALDFDLVMEVAPYFRLKEKEAKNILESIKKNVSRWEQLAVSLGIPRTEMELMGNAFRF from the coding sequence ATGGCACGGGAACGAAGGGAAATATGGGTCTATGCTGATTGGGATGGGATAAAGGGACCTGTCCCAATGGGCCTTTTGTATGCTACACCTTCAAGGGAAAAAGAAATATTTTCCTTTGAATACGATAAGGCTTGGCTCCGGTCCAATTTTGCACAGATCATCGATCCGGATCTACAATTGTTTGAGGGACAGCAATACTTGAATGACGAAAAGTCCAATTTTGGCATTTTCTTGGATTCATCCCCTGATCGTTGGGGCAGGGTGCTGATGTTACGTAAAGAGGCGGCAAGAGCAAGAATCGAATCAAGGCCTCCTAAGACCTTGTTGGAATCCGATTATCTTCTAGGGGTGTATGATGGTAACCGAATGGGAGGACTACGATTTAAAACAACACCGGATGGATCGTTTTTGGATGATGACCAAACAAAGGCGGCTCCCCCGTTCACGAATTTGAGAGACCTTGAATATGCCAGTTTGCAATTGGAAAAAGATGATGCCCCAGACCATCCGGAATATCTAAAATGGCTGAACATGTTAATGGCACCAGGTTCTTCCTTGGGCGGTGCAAGGCCCAAGGCCAATATCCGTGATACCGATGGTAGCTTGTGGATTGCGAAGTTTCCAAGCCAGAATGATAGGCAGGACATGGGCGCTTGGGAGATGTTGGCCTATCGGTTGGCCATTCAATCCGGTATAGCCATGGCACCATCCAAAGTTCAACGATTTTCGTACCATCAACATACATTTTTGACACAGCGATTTGATCGTAAAAAGGATGGAACCCGGATTCATTTTGCTTCCGCGATGACACTGTTGGGGTATACTGATGGGGCAGATTATCAAGATGGGGTCAGTTATTTGGAGCTTGTTGAATTTTTGATGCAACAGGGAGCTGATGTGGACAATGATATGAAGAAGTTATGGAGACGTATTGCATTTAATGTTTGTATTTCCAATACGGATGACCATCTACGGAACCATGGTTTTTTATTGTCCAATTCTGGTTGGGTGCTTTCTCCCGCATACGATATAAATCCTACTCCCAATGGCGGTGGTTTAAAACTGAATATTTCCGAAAATGATAATGCACTGGATTTTGATTTGGTGATGGAGGTGGCTCCGTATTTCCGTCTAAAGGAAAAGGAGGCCAAGAATATCCTTGAATCCATTAAAAAAAATGTTTCACGATGGGAGCAACTCGCGGTAAGTCTAGGCATACCAAGAACTGAAATGGAATTGATGGGAAATGCTTTTAGATTTTGA
- a CDS encoding alpha/beta hydrolase family protein produces MNSDLLKTEVKYSIYLPDGYDYSERHYPVVYLLNGYTGDETSWIESGGMQQIVDREIEQGNIQKMVIVMPDGDDRLYMNRTDGTYPYEDMFMKELLPYIQNNYRVRKTKRYTGISGLSMGGAGALRLAFKYDQHFGACAAYSSAIFTEESVTSSDQESMDGYISKAMPDMVGTKGEKRLNKSYREYDVLQWVKNKDPELLKKVKIYFDCGDDDFLTLGNAQLHKELVLRQIPHEYRVRDGAHTWPFWRESLPVGLKFISDSFWK; encoded by the coding sequence ATGAATAGCGATCTTTTAAAAACAGAGGTCAAGTATTCCATTTATTTGCCGGATGGTTATGACTATTCCGAACGCCATTACCCCGTAGTTTATCTTTTAAACGGTTATACCGGTGATGAAACAAGTTGGATTGAATCGGGGGGAATGCAACAAATAGTCGATCGCGAGATTGAGCAAGGAAATATCCAGAAAATGGTGATTGTTATGCCAGATGGGGATGACAGGCTCTATATGAACAGAACGGATGGCACCTATCCATATGAGGATATGTTCATGAAGGAATTGCTCCCTTATATCCAAAACAATTACCGTGTTCGTAAAACAAAGCGATATACAGGTATCAGTGGCCTTTCCATGGGCGGGGCCGGTGCCTTACGACTGGCATTCAAATATGACCAACATTTTGGAGCCTGTGCCGCCTATAGCTCTGCCATATTCACCGAAGAATCCGTTACTTCTTCGGACCAAGAATCCATGGATGGATATATCTCAAAAGCGATGCCCGATATGGTGGGCACAAAGGGCGAAAAACGATTAAATAAAAGCTACAGGGAATATGATGTGCTTCAATGGGTAAAAAACAAGGACCCAGAACTATTGAAAAAAGTAAAAATATATTTTGATTGTGGGGATGACGATTTTCTTACGCTCGGAAATGCCCAGTTGCACAAGGAACTAGTGCTTAGGCAGATACCTCACGAGTACAGGGTCCGTGATGGTGCACATACTTGGCCGTTTTGGCGTGAGTCCTTACCAGTGGGCCTAAAGTTTATAAGTGATTCTTTTTGGAAATGA
- a CDS encoding RNA polymerase sigma-70 factor: MDRHSFTKESYLLEHLKRGSTAAYEHLFTLYHKELCNYLSAITGNPKVAEDIAQQTFIKIWDNREKLQVEDNKLKRYLFKVAYNLFIDVQRKRKKEFKLLEKLKQEAYLDLTDVDTSLFEERLRKVEKEIDNLPEQCKKVFILSKREGLKYREISEQLQISIKTVEVHMAKAMKRLRAQLTSLL; the protein is encoded by the coding sequence ATGGATCGACATAGCTTTACCAAAGAATCCTATCTATTGGAGCACTTAAAAAGAGGCTCTACGGCTGCCTATGAGCATCTATTTACACTATACCATAAAGAACTCTGTAATTATCTGTCGGCAATTACCGGAAACCCCAAGGTTGCCGAAGATATTGCCCAACAAACCTTTATCAAGATATGGGACAATCGCGAGAAGTTACAGGTCGAGGATAACAAACTTAAGCGATACCTATTTAAAGTGGCCTATAACCTTTTCATCGATGTACAACGAAAGAGAAAAAAGGAATTTAAGCTGCTCGAGAAATTAAAACAGGAGGCTTATCTCGACCTCACCGATGTGGATACCTCCCTTTTCGAAGAAAGGCTCAGGAAAGTTGAAAAGGAAATCGACAACCTCCCTGAACAGTGCAAGAAAGTGTTCATCCTAAGTAAGCGAGAGGGGCTTAAGTACCGAGAAATCTCCGAACAACTTCAAATTTCCATAAAGACCGTGGAAGTACATATGGCCAAAGCCATGAAGCGGCTTAGGGCCCAGCTCACCAGTTTACTTTAA
- a CDS encoding FecR domain-containing protein: MTKLDIRRIITRYINQEASQEELAILYEWVKKGNNKEVFKKLVQADYLVNYEDRPWDTEVAFEQFLHTIKSKENGKVKGLYSRPYLWKYAAIAVIFLGSSLYFLLNQQLFEKVPLNVGPDQITLELDNGEVLVLKPSSNNTVKSKNGTTEVSVINGVLTQRDNGKTSGSTRKNTLSVPIGERLSVTLDDGSVVMLNAGSTMTYPSSFEGADRREVLVTGEAYFEVAKNPNKPFIVRTSKMYTQVYGTVFNVSAYPEDEINEVVLVEGSVGVGTLFRESLEGEQMLKPSQKASSNPREGNEFLIEDVDVSPYISWTKGILVFENEPMGKIIKRLERHYGIQIDNRFEQLEERRFTGMFDEENIDRVLRTIQAHTQFSYYLKNEMIIINEPHKQ; the protein is encoded by the coding sequence ATGACCAAACTTGATATTAGAAGAATCATTACTAGGTATATCAACCAAGAGGCTTCCCAGGAAGAATTGGCCATTTTATATGAATGGGTAAAGAAAGGAAACAACAAAGAAGTCTTTAAAAAGTTGGTACAAGCCGACTATCTGGTCAATTACGAGGATAGACCATGGGATACCGAGGTGGCCTTTGAGCAGTTCCTGCATACCATTAAGAGCAAGGAAAATGGAAAGGTGAAAGGACTTTACAGCCGTCCTTACCTCTGGAAATATGCTGCAATTGCGGTTATTTTCTTGGGGTCCTCATTATACTTTCTTCTAAATCAGCAACTATTTGAAAAGGTTCCTCTGAATGTAGGTCCCGACCAGATTACCTTGGAACTGGACAATGGAGAGGTACTGGTCTTGAAACCATCATCAAACAATACCGTTAAAAGCAAAAATGGAACTACGGAGGTCTCAGTGATCAACGGGGTGTTGACACAAAGGGACAACGGAAAAACCAGTGGGTCTACACGCAAAAACACTTTAAGTGTACCCATAGGTGAGCGTCTATCGGTAACACTGGACGATGGTTCCGTTGTAATGCTCAATGCGGGCTCGACCATGACATACCCATCAAGTTTTGAAGGTGCTGACCGGAGAGAGGTGCTTGTAACAGGAGAAGCCTATTTCGAGGTGGCCAAGAACCCGAATAAACCATTTATTGTACGGACCTCCAAAATGTATACCCAGGTCTATGGTACAGTTTTCAATGTTTCGGCCTACCCAGAAGATGAAATCAATGAGGTGGTCTTGGTTGAAGGTTCAGTTGGGGTAGGAACACTTTTCAGGGAGTCGCTGGAAGGAGAGCAAATGCTCAAACCTTCCCAAAAGGCCTCCAGTAATCCAAGGGAAGGCAACGAATTTCTTATCGAAGATGTCGATGTTTCCCCCTACATCTCATGGACCAAGGGAATCCTTGTTTTTGAGAACGAGCCCATGGGCAAAATCATCAAAAGGTTGGAACGGCATTACGGCATCCAGATAGACAATAGATTTGAACAGCTTGAAGAAAGACGTTTTACGGGTATGTTCGATGAAGAAAATATTGATCGCGTCCTTAGAACCATACAGGCGCATACCCAATTTAGTTATTACCTAAAAAATGAAATGATAATAATAAATGAACCTCATAAACAATAG
- a CDS encoding TonB-dependent receptor codes for MKKTITKGASCPKLGKNMLYGLFLILFFGQVNAASCAQYDKVDKSFFDTKLSEVFETVTQTTGYKFFYEASEVDLDRKVTVLGKNRCVADFFEEVFKGTDLTFKIIARQIVIKKRTESLPNLVPQRKVEQDNPQTTLTGLVLDESGIPLAGASIIAKGTTVGVTTDFDGNFEIDLPSGVTVIQVSYIGFRPKEVNVAGLTTVTVTMEEDAASLDEVVVVGYGTLAKKKVTGSVVSVSSETITEVPALTPEAALIGQVTGVQVQEVSGEPGAAPNIRVRGSGSISAGNDPLFVVDGIPISRNLTSSSQLGGVSNRRSAFQPPTINPLATLNPNDIESIQVLKDASAAAIYGSRGGNGVLLITTKKGSNGDEGVFSFDSFLSLQSVANKLDLMNAPELIDFTRDARNNAYLQSVDGASIDDPIGPGDRGNTNYEMPESFINWDGTDTDWQDLLFKTGIVQSYNFSYASPIRNKTSFYLSSGYFSQTGIIDKAKFERYTVLLNLNSQLTEKLNLDVRLAPTVTENQRVPASAPYFATPPGIVYSGIVHSPTVSPYNPDGTINQLNNQSYLGGGTTTASNPLAIIEAVDDQIFQFQTRGTLGLTYDILPELSFKTFGGVYINLFNQDFYRASSLLFRNSADGNPYGQASSSTETNWLWENTLNFKKEYGDHYVDAVLGYTAQKDNLTLKQVLANNYPDDLVPTISGGQVFGGTSIQEQWSLLSALFRVNYSYKDKYLFTGTIRSDKSSRFGKNNQTGYFPSFSVGWRLNEETFLKDSESISELKLRLSWGQTGNFEIPNYGAVGLLAPQNYNLGGNQINGLVQSTIPNPNLTWEKSEQINAGIELGLFNNRVFVLADYYDTRTKDLLLNVAISSVSGFETNLRNLGEVKNSGFEIALSTKNFVGDFTWNTDVNFATNKNEVLSLNVDNEPIFSSGSAGVRHVTQVGDPIGSYYGYVVDGIYQSQEEIANAPVDTQAPDPAPGDFRFKDINGDGQITPDDRTVTGSYFPDFIWGINNRLTFKNIDFSFLIQGTEGNEILNLTSRHMKNGEANFNSYAVFNERWRSPSDPGNGSIPRADRLSGNHGNNNRPSSFQVEDGSYVRLRNVTLGYTLPTDNFFGSKIQRLRFYVTATNLFTITDYLGYNPEVSSITTNSLTPGEDYGAFPLTKSFTMGVNLKF; via the coding sequence ATGAAAAAAACCATAACTAAAGGTGCATCATGCCCAAAATTGGGCAAAAACATGCTGTACGGCCTATTTCTGATCCTCTTTTTTGGTCAGGTCAATGCAGCTTCCTGTGCACAGTACGACAAGGTGGACAAAAGCTTTTTCGATACCAAACTGAGCGAAGTTTTTGAGACCGTCACCCAAACAACAGGGTACAAGTTTTTTTATGAGGCTTCGGAGGTGGACCTGGACCGAAAAGTTACCGTTCTTGGTAAAAATCGCTGTGTAGCCGACTTTTTTGAGGAGGTTTTTAAGGGTACAGACCTTACTTTTAAGATCATTGCAAGGCAGATAGTCATTAAGAAAAGGACTGAATCCTTGCCCAACTTGGTCCCACAACGAAAGGTTGAACAGGATAACCCACAAACCACCTTGACCGGTCTGGTGTTGGATGAGTCCGGGATTCCTTTGGCAGGCGCCAGTATTATTGCAAAGGGAACCACTGTAGGTGTTACTACCGATTTTGATGGTAATTTTGAAATTGACTTGCCCTCAGGGGTAACCGTGATCCAGGTCTCCTACATAGGATTTAGGCCTAAAGAGGTGAATGTTGCCGGTCTTACTACAGTAACCGTTACTATGGAAGAAGACGCTGCCTCATTGGATGAGGTGGTCGTTGTCGGTTACGGTACTTTGGCAAAAAAGAAAGTTACGGGATCAGTTGTTTCGGTAAGCTCCGAGACGATTACCGAGGTTCCTGCCCTCACTCCAGAAGCCGCACTTATCGGTCAGGTAACCGGTGTTCAAGTACAAGAGGTATCAGGAGAGCCCGGTGCCGCTCCCAATATCAGGGTAAGGGGCTCAGGTTCCATTTCAGCGGGAAACGACCCACTGTTTGTTGTGGACGGGATTCCTATTTCACGGAACCTTACCTCCTCCAGCCAATTGGGTGGGGTGTCAAACAGGCGATCGGCCTTTCAGCCACCAACGATTAATCCACTGGCTACGCTAAACCCTAACGATATTGAGTCCATTCAGGTCTTGAAGGATGCCAGTGCCGCTGCTATCTATGGCTCTAGGGGTGGCAATGGGGTATTATTGATTACCACCAAAAAAGGTTCTAATGGAGATGAAGGGGTGTTTTCCTTTGATTCATTCTTAAGCCTCCAATCTGTGGCCAATAAGCTTGATCTGATGAACGCACCGGAGTTGATCGACTTTACAAGGGATGCTAGAAACAACGCCTATCTTCAGTCGGTGGACGGAGCGTCCATAGATGACCCCATTGGTCCTGGAGACAGAGGTAACACCAATTACGAAATGCCCGAATCCTTTATCAACTGGGATGGTACGGATACAGATTGGCAAGATCTGCTCTTTAAAACGGGAATTGTACAGAGTTATAACTTCTCTTACGCCTCACCGATACGGAATAAGACCAGTTTTTATCTGTCCTCAGGATATTTTTCACAAACAGGAATTATTGACAAGGCCAAGTTTGAGCGTTATACAGTTTTGCTTAATCTCAATTCCCAATTGACAGAAAAATTGAACTTGGATGTGCGTTTGGCCCCAACAGTGACCGAAAATCAAAGGGTACCGGCATCTGCACCTTATTTTGCAACCCCTCCTGGAATCGTTTATTCGGGCATCGTACACTCTCCAACCGTAAGTCCTTACAATCCTGATGGTACGATCAATCAATTAAACAATCAGTCCTATTTGGGCGGAGGTACCACAACGGCCAGTAACCCTTTGGCTATCATAGAGGCTGTGGATGACCAAATATTCCAATTCCAGACTAGGGGAACCCTTGGATTGACCTATGACATCCTGCCGGAATTGAGTTTTAAAACCTTTGGAGGTGTTTATATCAATCTCTTCAACCAAGATTTTTATAGGGCAAGCTCCCTATTGTTCCGAAATTCAGCGGATGGTAACCCTTACGGTCAAGCGTCCTCTTCCACAGAGACCAATTGGCTCTGGGAAAATACATTGAATTTTAAAAAGGAGTACGGCGATCACTACGTGGATGCGGTACTCGGTTATACCGCGCAAAAGGATAACCTGACCTTAAAACAGGTACTTGCCAATAATTACCCGGATGATTTGGTCCCGACCATAAGTGGAGGTCAGGTATTTGGCGGAACCTCTATCCAGGAACAATGGTCTTTATTGTCTGCCCTTTTTAGGGTGAATTACAGTTACAAGGACAAATACTTGTTCACTGGAACGATTCGTTCAGATAAGTCCTCACGATTTGGTAAAAATAATCAGACCGGCTACTTCCCATCCTTTTCTGTAGGTTGGCGATTGAACGAGGAGACATTTTTAAAGGATTCAGAATCCATATCTGAGTTAAAGCTCCGCCTAAGCTGGGGCCAGACCGGAAACTTTGAGATTCCCAACTACGGTGCCGTAGGGCTTCTTGCGCCTCAAAACTATAATCTCGGGGGCAACCAGATCAATGGACTGGTTCAAAGTACGATACCCAATCCTAACTTAACTTGGGAAAAATCCGAGCAAATCAATGCAGGTATCGAATTGGGCTTGTTCAATAACAGGGTCTTCGTTTTGGCGGACTATTATGATACGCGCACAAAGGATTTATTGTTGAATGTGGCCATTTCTTCCGTATCTGGATTTGAGACCAACTTGAGAAATCTGGGAGAAGTAAAAAACTCGGGTTTTGAAATCGCCCTGAGCACCAAGAATTTTGTTGGCGACTTCACTTGGAATACGGATGTCAATTTTGCAACCAATAAAAATGAAGTGCTGTCATTGAATGTAGACAATGAGCCCATATTTTCTTCTGGAAGTGCAGGCGTAAGGCACGTCACCCAGGTAGGGGATCCTATCGGCAGTTATTATGGATATGTGGTAGATGGTATCTATCAGTCGCAAGAGGAAATCGCCAATGCACCGGTCGATACCCAAGCTCCCGATCCAGCACCGGGTGACTTTAGGTTCAAGGATATCAACGGGGATGGACAGATCACCCCGGACGACAGGACCGTTACCGGTAGTTATTTCCCTGATTTTATTTGGGGTATCAACAATCGACTGACTTTCAAAAATATTGATTTTAGCTTTTTGATTCAAGGAACGGAGGGCAATGAAATATTGAACCTGACCTCCCGGCACATGAAGAACGGAGAGGCCAATTTCAATTCCTACGCAGTTTTCAACGAACGATGGAGATCCCCTTCCGACCCGGGGAACGGGTCCATTCCCAGGGCGGATAGATTGTCCGGGAACCATGGGAACAATAACAGGCCCTCTTCTTTTCAAGTTGAGGATGGGTCTTACGTACGTTTGCGTAACGTGACCCTGGGTTATACGCTGCCAACGGATAATTTTTTTGGAAGTAAGATCCAGAGACTTAGGTTCTATGTTACCGCCACCAACCTCTTTACCATAACCGATTATCTTGGCTATAACCCAGAGGTGAGCAGTATTACAACGAACAGTTTGACACCTGGGGAGGACTATGGGGCATTTCCATTGACCAAATCCTTTACCATGGGCGTAAACCTTAAGTTCTAA